GGCGGGCGGTGGGGGTGGAGATCAACCCCCGCTGGATCGCGATCTACCGGGAGGTCTGCAGCCTCGAGGGGCTGCCGGAGCAGGAGGCCGTCTGCGGCGACAGCCGCACGGTGCTGGCCGGGTTTGAGCCGGAGTCTTTCGACCTGGTCCTGACGGACGTGCCCTACTGGAACATGGACCGGCGCCGCAGGTCGAAGGGGAAGTTCAAACGGGCCGACGGGCCCGCGGTGGAGCCGCGCCGCTCCAAGCTGTCGCCCTTTGCGCCGGATGAGACCGAGACCGACGTCACCGGCATGCAGGGCAAGGAGGAGTGGCTGGATACCATGCGGGCCGTGTTCGCGGCGGCCCTGCGGCTCCTGCGTCCCCGGCGGTACATGGCGGTCTTCATCGGGGACATGTACCACTCCGGCCGCTACCACATGCTGTCCGCGGAGCTGGCAGGACTCCTGGAGTCGCTGGGGCTGGTGCTGAAGGCCAACCTGATCTGGTACGACGTCTCCAAGAAGCTGCACGTGTACGGCTACCGGTACGAGTTCATCCCTTCGATGGTCCATCAGAACATCCTGGTGTTGCGCAAGGAATGACGGAAGAGGAGGGGCCCGGTGAAGCCGCTCTGGGTGCAGAACCGGAAGTACATCGGCAGCAAGCACAACCTGCTGCCGTTCATCGAGCAGGTGGTGGCGGAGCGGGCCCCTGAGGCCCGCTCCCTCGCCGACCCGTTCACCGGCTCCGCGGTGGTCGCGTACCATTTCGCCGCCCGGGGCCTGACCGTCGCCGCAGCCGACAACCTCTACCACAACTACATCGCCGCCCGGTGCTTCCTGGGCGGCCGCCCGGGCGAGGTGCGCTGGGACCGGGTGGCCGAGCTGATCGCCCATCTGAACCGGCTGCCACCGGAGCAGGGCTACTGCTGGCGGGAGTACGGCGGCACCTACTTCACGCCGGAGAACGCCGGCCGTATCGACGCCGTCCGGGAACAGATCGCCCGCTGGCGGCAGGAGCGGATCATCGGGGAGCAGGAGGAGGCGGTGCTGCTCACGAGTCTGATCTACGCTGCCGACAAGGTCGCCAACACCTGCGGCCAGTACGACGCCTTCCTGAAGCACCTGGGCGCGAAGCCCTATGCCGAGGACGGCACCCACCTGGTTGACGCGACGGTCTACAAGCCGCTGGAGCTGGGCCTGCCGCAGGTGGTGGAGTCGGAGGCCAACCGGGTTTACTGCGGCGATGCCGATCACCTGATCGACCGGATGGAGGCGGACGTGCTCTACCTGGATCCGCCGTACAACAGCCGGCAGTACATTGACAACTACCACGTGCTGGAGAACATCGCCCGATGGGAGAAGCCCCGCCTGTACGGCAAGACCCGCAAGTTTGCCCGGGACGGTCTGAAGTCCGCCTATTCCCGGCGGTCGACGGCCGGGGCACATCTCACCCGGCTGATCCAGCGGGCGCGGGCGCGGCACATCCTGCTCTCTTATAACAATGAAGGAATCATCCCGGACGAGGTGATCCGGGCCGCACTGGAGCAGCGGGGCCCGGTGGAGCTGTTCGAGCGGCGCTACGCCATCTTCGGCAACGGCGCGGGGCGCTCGGGCCGACGGCCGATCGTGGAGCGGCTGTTCTACTGCAGAGTGGTGCGATAATACAACTTTAGAAGGATCATGGAGTTGCATGTGGAATTCCTCCTTCATTCCGACCCAGGATGAAGGAGGAAGTCATGTCCAGGAGATGGATGACCGCCGTCGCGACGGCCCTGCTGGTGATCAGCAGTGCGGCGCCTGCCGCCGCAGCAGCCGCTGAGCCGGCTCCCGTCGTGGATTCGGCCCCCCAGCCAGACTCACAGCAGACTCCCTCGTCTCCCGCTGACGCCACCGGGCCGGAGGCGCCGGCCGACGCACCGGCGCTGCCCGATGAGGCGGCCGATGACGACGCCGACCCGGAAGCCGGCGCAGCGCCCGGATCCGTGACGGATCCCGATCCTGAGGCCGAACCTGAGACCGAGCCTGAGACCGAGCCTGAGACCGAGCCTGAGACCGAGCCTGAGACCGAGCCTGACACGGAACCCGCCCTCTTCGCGGACCTTCCGCAGGATCACTGGGCCTACCCGGAGGTGGAGCGCCTGGTCGCGGCCGGCGTGATCCACGGCGACCCGGCGGGCCGCTTCCGGCCCGACGCCCCCATTTCCCGGGCGGAGTTCCTGAAGATGCTGCTCACGGCGCGCCGGCTGGATCCGGCCGGGAAGTGCGCCGGCCTGTTTGCCGACGCCCAGTGCTGGACCTGGTACGCCCCTTACGTGGAACTGGCCTACCGGCTGGCCATCGTGGAACCCAAGACCGATATGCTGGATGACGAACCCGATTACTTCGACCCCGAGGGGGCCATCACCCGGCAGGAAGTGGTGACCGCCCTCATCCGCGCGACAGGGAAGCGCTGGACCGCGCAGACCATGCACTGGCGTGAGGCCAGCGAGATCCTCGGCCGCTACGCCGACGGCGCGGACGTCACGGAACCGTACCGCAAGCCCATGGCCCTCGCCCTCACCGAGGGGCTGGTGCGCGGCTTCGGCGACGGGACGCTGCGCCCGTGGCACCAGGTGACCCGCGCCGAGGCGGCGGCCCTGGTGGGCCGGGTGCTGCTGGACGCCCCTGACCTGCCGACGGTGAGCCTGGACGGCCATGAGGTGGTCTACGTCGACGCGCTCGACATGCGCACCACCATGTACACCACCGGCGAGGCCGGCGTGGGGACGCGGACCGCCACGGGCGTCACCGTGCGGCCGGGCGCGGTCGCGGTGGACCCGGCCGTCATCCCGCTGGGAACGCTGCTCTTCGTCGAGGGGTACGGCTACGCGGTGGCCGTGGACACCGGCGGGGCGGTGAAGGGCAACGCCATCGACCTGTTCGACTGGGTCTCCCACCGGGAGGCGCTCCTCTTCGGCATCCAGACCCGCCGGGTCTGGGTCCTGCCCTGACAGGCAGAAAAGGAGCGGCCCTGGGGCCGCTCGGAGAGGAGAAGTGGGAGAGGAAACGGAACGGAGAAAGAGCCCATCCTGTGGGGTGATTACCGCTCAACTCGGCATCGGCTCTCACTGATCGTTAGCATGCCCACGAGGGACGCGGCTATACAGGATGATCCGGGCGATTTCGGGGAAGAAGAGCGAAAGGTGAGTCGCCGTGCGTGTCATCACAGGATCGGCGAAGGGCCGGCCGCTGAAGACCGTCAAGAGCCGCGCCGTCCGGCCCACCAGCGACCGGGTGAAGGAGTCGCTGTTTAACATCATCGGGTCCCGGGTGGTGGATGCGGACTTCCTGGACCTGTTTGCCGGATCGGGCGCTGTGGGCATCGAGGCGCTGAGCCGCGGCGCCCGTGCCTGCGTGTTTGTCGAATTGCAGACCGCCCACCTGAAGGTGGTGGCGGACAACCTGAGGACGACAGGACTGGCCGGGCGGGCGGAGCTGATCCGCCGGGACGCCCGCGCCGCTCTGGTCGATCTGGCCCACCGCGGCCGCCGGTTCGACTTCATCTTCGTCGATCCGCCCTATGGGCAGGACCTGGTGCCGGCGGTGCTGGCGCTGATCGATGGTCACGGCGTGCTGGCCGAGGACGGCTGGGTGATCTGCGAGCACCACGCCAAGGACCCGGTCCCGGCGGCAGCAGGAGGTCTGTATCGGTTCAGGGAAGTACTGTTTGGTGAAACGATGCTATCCATCTATCGGGCTGACGCCCGTGATGCCGGGGGGCAGAATTCGTGATCAAGGCAGTCTGTCCCGGGAGCTTCGATCCCGTGACGCTCGGACATCTCGATATCATCGAACGGGCCGCCCGCACCTTCGACGAGGTCGTCGTGGCGGTGCTGACCAACCCCCGCAAGGAGCCGCTCTTCACCGTGGAGGAGCGGCTGGAGATGTTGCGGGAGGCTACCAAGCACATCCCCAATGTCTCGGTGGCGGCCGCGGACGGCCTGCTGGTGGACTTCGCCCGCCAGCAGGGGTGCCGGGTCATCGTGAAGGGACTCCGGCCGATTCAGGACTTCGAATACGAATGGCAGATGGGCGCCGTGAACCGGCAGTTGGACGGGAACATCGAGACGTGCTTCCTCATGAGCCGCATCGAGTACGCACACCTCTCCTCGAGCATCGTGCGGGAACTGGCCTACTTCGGCCGCCCGACGGAGGGGCTGGTGCCGCCGTTCACCGCAAGGCGGCTCCGGGAAAAGTTCGCCAAGACACAACCCTGACGCGGGGAGGTTTGCGCCGTGGAGATCATGGCTCTGATCGACCGGCTGGAAGAGCTGATTCAGCAGGCCACCCGGGTGCCGCTCACCGGCAAGATCCTGCTCGATCCGGATGAGATTCTGGCCATCGTCGACGAGATGCGCGAGGTGGTGCCGAGCGAGATCCGGGAGGCCAACCGGGTCGCCCGGGACCGGGAGACGATCCTGGCCGAGGCCCGGGAGCAGGCCGAGGAGATCCTGCGGGAGGCCCGGGCGCTGGCGGCGCAGCTGACCAGCGAGGCCGCGGTGACCAAGGAGGCGCAGACGCAGGCCGACGAGCTGATCGACCAGGCCAAGCGGGTGGCGCGCGAGATCCGGCAGAACGCCCTGGAGTGGGCGGACGAGCTGTTCGCCCGTGCGCAGCCTGAGCTGGAGCGGATCGCGGCCGACACGCAGCGGGCCGTGGCCGCCGTACGCAAGGCCCGGGAGGAGCTGCAGAATCAGCTCTAGCCGGCGAGGGGGGAGCCCATTGCGGGCGGTCGTCCTGTGGTTTCGCCAGCTGGACGCGTGGGTTCGACGGCTGTTTGTGCTGTCGAGCCTCATTGCTGTTCTGGGCGCCGTTCTGGTCTATACGCCGACCCCATACTACGTGACGGCACCCGGCGCCGCCATCGACACCAGCCGGCTGGTGACGGTGGAGAACGGCGACGTTCACCGGGGCCATCTGTACTTGCTGGTGGTCAACACGCAGCCCGCCAACCTGTTCTGGTACCTGTACGCCCAGGTGGACCGGCGGGCCGTGCTGGAGACGAAGGAGCAGTACCTGGGCAGCTTCGAAAGCTACGCCGAGTACCTGGACTGGAACCGGCAGCTCATGACCGAAAGCCAGCGCACCGCCCGGGCCGTGGCCTTCCAGCAGCTGGGCTTCGGCGAGGGGGTGCGCTCCGTCGGGGCCCGGGTCGTGGGCGTGCTGACCGACAGCCCGGCCCGCGGGCTGCTGCACGCCGGGGACGTCATCGTGGCGGTCGCGGGGGAGCCGGTTACCGGCAGCGAGTCCCTCCGCAGCCGGATGGCCGGCATCCCCGGGGGGGAAGAGGTGCCCGTCACCGTCCTGCGCGGCGGCGGGGAGGTGACCCTGACCCTGCCCACCCGGGCATCGCAGGAGGCGGGGCGCGAGGGCAGCGCCGTCTTCGGCATCACCATCCAGGACGAGCTGGAGTTCGACGACGATGCCGTGCCGGTGGAGATCCGCTCCGGATCGATCTTCGGGCCGTCCGCGGGCCTCATGTTCACCCTCCAGATCATCGACCAGCTGACCCCCGGCGGCCTCACCGACCTGGTGGTGGCCGGCACCGGGACCATCGAGCCCGACGGCCGGGTGGGGCGCATCGGGGGCGTGCAGCAGAAGGTGTACACGGCCGAGGCCGCCGGCGCGGACCTGATGTTCGTCCCCCGGGGCAACTACGAGGAGGCGATCGCCGTGGCCACCCGGGTGCAGGTGGTGCCGGTCGACCACGTGCGCGACGCCCTGGAGTGGCTGCGAGCGGCCGGGCCGCAGGACGGATAGGTTGCCATCGTTCTGCGGAGAGTATGCGGTGTGGGCGGGGCTGCCTTCCCTTACAGGGGTTCGTAATTGTTGACAAGGAAAGGCATGCGTCGATATAATACTGCTTGTGCCCGCGCCGCACGCCCGGGCGCGGGGCCAGGATTGGGGTGGTTTCCCGTGCGCATTGATGTGGCGGACATCAAACAGGAGGTCGGCAGCCACAAGCTTACCGATCTGTCGGTCACCCTGGATTCTGCCGAGTTCGGCGGGGCGGAGGTCCGGTTCGACCGTCCGTTCACCGGCAAGGCGAAGATCTGGAACCTGGGCGACCGCCTGCTGGTGCAGGCGGAACTTCAGGGCGAGGTCCGGCTGACCTGCAGCCGCTGCCTCCGGGAGTACACACAGCCCGTGTCCGTGTCCTTCGAGGAGGAGTTCAGGGAGGGGGAGCCGGGCGCGGAAGGGCCGGATGAAGAGGACGGCGACGAGTCCGTGGAGCCAGTCTCGTTCTACAGCGACGACGAGCTGGACGTAACGGAGGTGGCGCGCGACCACATCCTGCTCGCGCTGCCCATGAAGCCGCTCTGCAGCGAGGCGTGCCAGGGGCTCTGCCCCCGGTGCGGCAAGGACCTCAACGAAGGGCCGTGCGGCTGCGGCGGGGCGGAGGAGAACGTTGATCCCCGGCTGGCGGTGCTGAAGGATCTGCTCCGTAAGCCGGATTCCAATTCCTAATCTATTCCCCCCGGGACCGGGTCTCGGGTCCGTCATCGGAGTTGACGGAGCATGGAAAGGGGTGTTATTCAGCATGGCGGTTCCGAAGAGAAAGGTGTCCAAGTCCCGTAGGGACTCCCGGCGGGCCCAGACCTTCCGCCTTGAGGCGCCGAACCTGAGCCCGTGCCCGAATTGCCGGACGCCCAGGCTTCCGCACCGGGTCTGCCCCAACTGTGGCTACTACCAGGGCCGGGTCGTGATCCAGCACGAGGCCGAAGCTGCCGAGTAGGGCGCACTCGGGCTGTACAACCGCATCGCGTTTGGGACGGAGGCAGGAAGCGTTGCTCCTGCCTCTGTTTGCGTTTTGCCGGCCCCCTGCCTCCGCCGCGGCGGCCCTCACGACAGCCGCTTCTCCAGCTCCAGTTCGTCGTGGATCGGGATGCCGTGCTCCCCCACCAGGGGAATGGTCGGCTTCAGACGCCGGGCCTCGTCGATGGCGCCAGGGTGCACGGCCACCAGCCGGTACCCCCTCCGCTGGTAGAACCGGAGGGCGTCCAGGTTGTCGTTGGAGGTGATCAGCCACACCCGCCGGCAGCCGGCCTGCCGGGCGGCGTCCTCCACCGCCTGCAGGAGCGCGGAGCCCACGCCGCCGCCCGGGCGGATGGCGTTGAGGCTCATGAGCTCGCAGTCCGTTCCCTCCACGTGAAACGTCGCAGCGCCTACGGGCGCGGCGCCGTCCCAGGCGATGAGCGCCTGCAGGTCCGCGAGCCGGTGCACCCGGCCTCGGGTGATCATGGTCTCTCCGCCCCATTCCGCGGTCCAGAGGTCCCGGAGCCACTGTTGATCGGCCAGGGTTCGGGGCGGCTGAATACGGTACGGATGCATGTCCCAGTCCTCCTTCGGCAGCCCCGGCCTTCGGCTGTGCGCGCACCGGCCAGAGCAAACATCACAAATAGACGTTTACTCCTGCTTTCGGTTCAACACAAGGCGTGCGGCGACCCGCCGGGTTGAAACCCGGGTTCGCCCCTCCAGCGTCGATCCGTATGGAAGGGAGTTGGGCGACATGGGTCGGGCGGCATGGATCGTCGTCGGCTGGCTGATGATCCCCCTGGGCATCGGGCTCGCCGTTGTGCAGGCGGTTCCCGGGGAACCGCCGGGGGTGGCGGGGATCGCACCGCCGGCAGCGGAGGCGCAGGCCCGGGCGGCGGAGGCGCAGGCCCCCGCCACGGCGGTCCTGGCGGGTGAGGGGGCTGACGCAGGGCCGTCCGGGGTGGAGCTGCCGGAGGAGTGGCGGCGCGCCATCGATCAGGTGGTGATCCCGCGGGAGGTGCTCGACAGGCTGCCCGAGCTGGCGGCGATCCAGCAGAAGCTGATGCGGGTGGACGGCGTCCTCATGTCGTGGACCGATCACCGCAACGGAAAGGTGTTCGTTGGCGTGCGGTCGCTGGAGGCCCGTGAGCGGGTGGAGGCCGCCATCGCCCGGGAGGGCATCCCGCCGGAGTGGGTGGAGATCTTCGGCGGCGCAGGGCTGCTCTCCGAGGAGCGGCCGCTGGAGGGGTGCCAGCTGGCCGACCCGCCGCGCCCGGAACCGGGGCCGCAGTATCTCGAAGTCACCCCCGCGGTCGTCCGGCCGGGACAGGGGATTTCGCTGGTGATCCGGGGCGTGCCCGAAGACCAGCTGATGCGGGGCGTGGAGGCCTACCTGGAGTGCTGGGACGGCGAGGGCTGGTCCCCGCGTTTCTACCTGATCACCGCCTACGGGGGAGGAGGGCCCCACAGCGTGCTGTACGGGGGCCCGCTGGTCATCGTCGACCTGGGGCTGTTCGGCACCGGACCGGAGCGGCACCTGGTTCCGGATCAGCTGGAGCCCGGCTGGTACCGCATCCGCAAGCCGCTCGGGCGCACCCGTTTCGTCCCGGCGGAGGTCGTCGGGTACCTGCAGGTGCGCTGATCCCTGCGCCAGCTGGTAGCGGTGTGAGAGGTTCGGGCACAGGGCACGAGGTGCGATGGATTTGCCCTTGGCGCGCCGGTGAAGTGGAAGTTTGTCGCAGTTGGACGGCGCCGCTGCCCTGCGCCCGATGGTTGAGATGTGAAAGGTGTGGGTGCGGGGCACGAAGAACGTTCGTCGCAGTTGGGCGGCGCTGGGGCCGTGGGCCTGACGGTTGACATGCAAAGGGTTCGGGTGCAGGGCACACACGGAGTGCCTGAATGGGGGCTGCCCCGGGGAGTCATCCGCAGTGACTCGGGGCAGCCCCCGGCGCTTTGTGCGTCGCCCGCGCAAGCGAAAGCGCATTTGGGGCGCTACCGGCGTGAGATCGCTATTGCCAGCCCTTTCCCCGGCCGCTATAATTGTCACCAGATCATAAAACCTCGTTTTAGAAGCGAGTGTCCACAGCAGCTGATAAGACCGGGTGGCGCGGCCCGGTGCCACCCATCGCAGGAGACAGGCGAGGTGGTTCTCTGTGACGGCCGGATTGAAGAAGCGGGACCGGCAGGCTGCGCTGCGGGAGAAGATCCGCGAGAACCCGTTCCTCAGCGACGAGGAGCTGGCGCACATCTTCGGCGTCAGCATCCAGACCATCCGGCTCGACCGGCTGGCCCTGGGGATCCCGGAGCTGCGGGAGCGGACCAAGTCGGTGGCGGAGCGCACCTACGGCATCGTCAAGTCCATGGGTTCCAAGGAGATCGTCGGCGAGCTGATCGACATCGTCCTGGGCGAGCGGGGCATCTCCATCCTGGAGACCACCGAGGACATGGTCTTCGAGCGCAGCCGGGTGGTGCGGGGACAGTTCATCTACGCCCAGGCCGAGTCCCTGGCGATCGCGCTCATCGACGCCGACGTGGTGCTGACGGGCCTCGCCAACATCAAGTTCAAGCGGCCGGTCACCGTTGGGGAGAAGCTGGTGGCCAAGGGGGAGGTCATCCGCCGCCGGCGCAACCAGCACGTGGTCCTGGTCGAGACGCGCGTGGGCACCGAAAACGTCTTCCGCGGCAAGTTCTCCGTGTTCGAGGTGGATCCGGCCAGAGTCGGAGGAGGCGTATAAGATGGGCTTTCGCATCGCCGTAGACGCCATGGGCAGCGACGCAGCACCCGCCCCGGAAGTCTCGGGTACCATCCAGGCGGCCCGCGAGTGGCCGGACCTCCGCTTCGTGCTGTTGGGCGACGACTCCCGCATCCGGGCCGAGGCGGAGAAGGCCGGCGGGCTGCCCGGCAACGTCGAGGTCGTGCACACGACCCAGGTGATCACCCCGGATGAGGAGCCGACCAAGGCCGTCCGGTCCAAGAAGGACGCCCCCCTGACGGTGGCGGCCCGGCTGGTGAAGGAGGGGCAGGCCGATGCCCTGCTCAGCGCCGGGTCCACGGGCGCCCTGGTGGTGGTGGGCACGCTCGGCATCGGCCGGATGAAGGGCATCGACCGGCCGGCCCTGGGGACCATCATGCCCACCGTGAAGCAGCCGGTCTTCATGCTGGACGTGGGTGCCACACCCGACGCCCGGCCGGAGTGGCTGGTGCAGTTCGCCCTCATGGGCGACATCTATGCCCGGGAGATCCTGGGCCTCAGCCGCCCCCGGGTCGCGCTGCTGAGCAACGGCACCGAGGCGGAGAAGGGCAACGCCGTCGTCAAGGCGACGTACCCGCTCCTGCAGGAGCTGCCGTCCATCCACTTCATCGGCAACATCGAGGCCCGGGACGTCCCCTTCGGTGGCGCCGACGTGGTGGTCGCCGACGGGTTCCCCGGCAACGTGCTGCTGAAGACCTACGAGGGCGTGGCGATGGCCCTGTTCCAGTCCCTGAAGGAGGCGCTCACCGGTTCGCCGCTGACCGCCGTTGGCGCCGCCCTGGCCAAGCCCGGGCTGAAGAAGATGGCGAAGCGGTTCGACTACACCGAGTACGGCGGCGCTCTGCTGCTGGGCCTGAAGGCGCCGGTGGTCAAGTGCCACGGCTCCTCCAACGCCCGGGCGATCTACAGCGGGCTCCGCGTCATGAAGCTGGCCCTGGAAGGCCGCGTGATCGACCGGCTGGCTGAGGCGATCGCCCAACTGCCGGCCAAGAATCCGAAGGAAGAGGGGGATCCCCCGGCATGAAGATACGCCCCGTCGGCATCACCGGCCTGGGCATGGCGGTTCCCGAGCGGGTCCTGACCAATCACGACCTGGAGCGGATGGTGGACACCTCCGACGAGTGGATCCGCACCCGCACCGGCATCCGGGAGCGGCGGATCGCGGCGCCCCACGAGGCCAGCTCGGACTACGCGCTTCGTGCGGCCCGGGAGGCGATGGCGCAGGCGGGGGTGACGCCGGAGCAGATCGACCTGATCATCTGCGCCACGGTCACCCCGGACATGCCCATGCCGGCCACGGCCGCCCTGGTGCAGGCTGCCCTGGGCGCACACCGGGCTGCCGCGTTCGACCTGTCCGCCGCCTGCCCCGGCTGGATCTACGGCGTGGTGATGGCGCAGCAGTCCATTGCCACGGGGCTCTACGACTGCGCCCTGGTCATCGGGGTGGAGCTGCTGTCCAAGATGGTGAACTGGCAGGACCGCAAGACCTGCGTGCTGTTCGGCGATGCGGCCGGCGCGGCGGTGCTGCAGCCGGTGTCGGAGGGGCGCGGCATCCTCTCCTCCGTGCTGGGGGCCGAGGGGGCGGGCCACTGCCACCTCTACACGCCTGCGGGCGGCTCCCGCCTGCCCGCCTCGCCGGAGACGGTGGCGCAGGGGCTGCACTACGTGCACATGAACGGGCCCGAGGTGTTCAAGTTCGCAGTGCGGGTCATGGACGAGGCCACGGTGCAGGTGGTCGAAAAGGCCGGCCTCACGGTGGGCGACATCGACCTGCTGGTGCCGCACCAGGCCAACGTCCGCATCATTGACAGCGCGGTGAAGCGGCTGGGGCTGGCGCCGGAGAAGGTGGTGGTCAACCTGGATCGCTATGGCAACACCTCGTCCGCGTCGATCCCGGTGGCCCTCACCGAGGCGCTCACGGAGGGGCGGGTGCGGGACGGCGACCTGGTGGTCTGCGTGTCGTTCGGAGCCGGTCTGGTATGGGGCGCCCTGGCGCTGCGCTGGGGGCGATAAGGCAAGGGGGGAATACGGCAGATGGGGATTCGCATTGTGACCGACAGCACCGCCGACCTGCCGAAGGAGCTGTGCAGGGAGCTGGGGATTGAGGTGATCCCCCTGACCGTCCGGTTCGGGGAGGAAGCCTACCTGGACGGCGTGACCCTGGATTCCGACGGGTTCTGGGCCAAGCTGAAGGAGAGCCCGCACCACCCCAGCACCGCCCAGCCGGCGCCGGGGGACTTCCTGGAGGTGTACCGGCGGATCCACGAGGCGGGGGACGAGATCGTGTCGATCCACATCTCCTCCAAGATGTCCGGCACGGTCAACTCGGCCGAGATCGCCGCGCAGATGCTCCCGGAGGCCCGCATCAGCATCGTGGACACCCGGTCGGTGTCGCTGGGGCTCGGCCTGGTGGTGATCGGCGCCGCCCGGATGGCCAGGGAGGGCAAGAGCCGGGAGGAGATCGTCGCCTGGGCCCACAAGACCTGCGACCGGATGAACATCCTGTTCACCATCGACACGCTGGAGTTTCTCCAGCGGAACGGACGCATCGGAAAGGCGACGGCCCTGCTCGGGGGGCTGCTGGGTATCAAACTGATCCTCCAGGTCGACAAGGAGGGCGTGGTGGCCCCGGCGGATAAGGTCCGCGGCCGGTCGCGGGTGTTCGCCCGGGCCCGGGAGATCATGCACGAGCGGGTGCCGCCGGGCCGGCGCATCCGGATGGCGGTGGTGCACGCGCAGGCACCCGAGCAGGCGCAGGCCTGGGGCGAAGAGGTGAAGCGGGACTACCAGGTGGAGGAGTACCTGGTCGGCCAGCTGGGGGCCGTGGTCGCCTGCCACGCGGGGCCGGGGGCCTTGGGCGTCATCTTCCACGAAGTTGACTGAACGGGGCTGGTTCCGGTCAATCCTTATGGCAGCCACGAAACCGTGAAGTGAGGACTGACGGAATGGCGAAGATCGCGTTCCTCTTCCCGGGGCAGGGCGCCCAGTACGTCGGCATGGGGCTGGAGCTCGCCCGGGAGTTCCCGGAGGTGGCCCGCCGGTTCGAGCAGATGAACGAGCTGGTGGGGTTTGACCTGCGCAAGCTGTGCTGGGAGGGGCCCGAGGAGGAGCTGAAGAAGACCGCCAATCAGCAGCCGGCCATCCTGGCCCTCTCGGTGGCCTGCCTGGAGCTGCTGCTCCGGGAGGGCATCCGGCCGGACGTCACGGCGGGCCTCTCCC
The nucleotide sequence above comes from Symbiobacterium thermophilum IAM 14863. Encoded proteins:
- the plsX gene encoding phosphate acyltransferase PlsX; protein product: MGFRIAVDAMGSDAAPAPEVSGTIQAAREWPDLRFVLLGDDSRIRAEAEKAGGLPGNVEVVHTTQVITPDEEPTKAVRSKKDAPLTVAARLVKEGQADALLSAGSTGALVVVGTLGIGRMKGIDRPALGTIMPTVKQPVFMLDVGATPDARPEWLVQFALMGDIYAREILGLSRPRVALLSNGTEAEKGNAVVKATYPLLQELPSIHFIGNIEARDVPFGGADVVVADGFPGNVLLKTYEGVAMALFQSLKEALTGSPLTAVGAALAKPGLKKMAKRFDYTEYGGALLLGLKAPVVKCHGSSNARAIYSGLRVMKLALEGRVIDRLAEAIAQLPAKNPKEEGDPPA
- a CDS encoding beta-ketoacyl-ACP synthase III; the encoded protein is MKIRPVGITGLGMAVPERVLTNHDLERMVDTSDEWIRTRTGIRERRIAAPHEASSDYALRAAREAMAQAGVTPEQIDLIICATVTPDMPMPATAALVQAALGAHRAAAFDLSAACPGWIYGVVMAQQSIATGLYDCALVIGVELLSKMVNWQDRKTCVLFGDAAGAAVLQPVSEGRGILSSVLGAEGAGHCHLYTPAGGSRLPASPETVAQGLHYVHMNGPEVFKFAVRVMDEATVQVVEKAGLTVGDIDLLVPHQANVRIIDSAVKRLGLAPEKVVVNLDRYGNTSSASIPVALTEALTEGRVRDGDLVVCVSFGAGLVWGALALRWGR
- a CDS encoding DegV family protein produces the protein MGIRIVTDSTADLPKELCRELGIEVIPLTVRFGEEAYLDGVTLDSDGFWAKLKESPHHPSTAQPAPGDFLEVYRRIHEAGDEIVSIHISSKMSGTVNSAEIAAQMLPEARISIVDTRSVSLGLGLVVIGAARMAREGKSREEIVAWAHKTCDRMNILFTIDTLEFLQRNGRIGKATALLGGLLGIKLILQVDKEGVVAPADKVRGRSRVFARAREIMHERVPPGRRIRMAVVHAQAPEQAQAWGEEVKRDYQVEEYLVGQLGAVVACHAGPGALGVIFHEVD